Proteins found in one Zea mays cultivar B73 chromosome 1, Zm-B73-REFERENCE-NAM-5.0, whole genome shotgun sequence genomic segment:
- the LOC109940774 gene encoding pentatricopeptide repeat-containing protein At2g17670, giving the protein MYSSKLCYDRRWKFRTLVLGVLKLLEEMHGKGCQSNERTYSTLLMGLCKNKKLDKAVEVYKSMAAAGTKLKSLVYASFVRALCRSGSIADAYEVFDYAIQTKSRGRVLMPWKFNKCYALFVIDHGCKDSSKKLCD; this is encoded by the exons ATGTATAGTAGCAAGCTTTGTTACGATAGGAGGTGGAAGTTCAGGACGCT TGTTCTCGGGGTGCTGAAGCTGCTCGAGGAGATGCATGGCAAGGGGTGCCAGTCCAACGAGCGCACCTACAGCACGCTGCTCATGGGCCTATGCAAGAACAAGAAGCTGGACAAGGCCGTCGAGGTGTACAAGTCCATGGCGGCGGCTGGGACGAAGCTCAAGTCGCTAGTGTATGCCTCCTTCGTCAGGGCGCTGTGCCGATCGGGTAGCATCGCGGACGCGTATGAGGTGTTTGATTATGCGATCCAGACCAAGAGTCGCGGACGC gttcttatgccatggaaATTCAACAAGTGCTACGCCCTCTTCGTAATTGACCATG GATGCAAGGATTCTTCGAAGAAACTTTGTGATTGA